Proteins encoded in a region of the candidate division WOR-3 bacterium genome:
- a CDS encoding CHAT domain-containing protein, whose protein sequence is MKNDYKFINLQFSLDKRGLKESFLIICFLFLLSPAYEIDPNIKIADSLFYVEDFSKAESIYKEILNFAQGIDKGLCLKGLGNIVLSFGDLSLAVDYYNQALNIFKENDYYPGLAKIYLNIGSIAFYQGNFTEAEKNFKNALKNQDLIKEKTPDDLMDEITIRLMLARVSLAKNEYDSSKNNLLTAIDKAKSIDYKKGIIDGYYFLASLYIQLAEADSALKYFNQSCSLALELGYQKSAADAYREMGNIHRRLGDYDIAYENLLKSLNLIIGIKQEKEIALGEGELLNNLGNLYLDMGKYRQALEKFLSALEIFDKTGNISWKIEALQNLGYTYILLSSTDNTYFDSALYFYELTRPLLKDKKDEALFYNNLGILYEKKKDFKLAQANYQKALNLYKFLQDSIGQAKVYCNLGNIFVLSGDYNKGIKSYQDGYNIIENMNRKDWQASVLSNLGFAQHKAGQIDEAISSLTKAVELVENLRGRIVSQEFRSAFFENKIVLYEELIDLYYKKGNAKKAFEYAEGAKSRAFLDLISGIDIAQKTNLDPKIRSLIKQEQALEKKIEFLSGMPEQADVIIEHNRIIKEMLEKFPDYNILKSIKPIDIKKLQSILDGNTAIIEYFIGMHNGYVFAITSQRYGIKNLNANPEEIYEKIDKYRKIIRRRVNYEDNELAGISDWFYKNLIAPVMPEIKDKKRLCIIPYGILHNLPFATIMIDKDSKKLLIDDYDIFYAPSASVYEIAHNKNKLKKNKSVIFAKSDFSEHPDWFDMPLPGTIAEKDSILKTGGLSNLKVFADKDNSSPPPSETNAKKYLKDYDIIHFATHGKLAPGDSALESKIILSKDDENDGELRVREIFNMEIDAYLVTLSACETGQLRGFSEGVYIGDELTGLSRAFIYAGTPSVIASLWKVSDVSTALLMAQFYKNLRGADKTKALCDAQRWLMKKEYFDKPFFWAPFVVIGDWQ, encoded by the coding sequence GTGAAAAACGATTACAAATTCATAAATCTTCAATTCTCCCTTGATAAAAGGGGATTAAAGGAATCTTTTTTAATAATCTGTTTTCTCTTTTTATTATCTCCTGCCTATGAAATTGATCCGAATATCAAAATTGCAGATTCATTGTTCTATGTAGAAGACTTTTCAAAGGCAGAGAGTATTTATAAAGAGATATTAAATTTTGCGCAAGGGATTGATAAAGGATTGTGCCTTAAAGGGCTTGGTAATATTGTTCTTTCTTTCGGAGACCTAAGTCTTGCAGTAGATTATTACAATCAGGCACTGAATATCTTCAAAGAAAATGATTATTATCCAGGTCTGGCGAAGATTTATTTAAATATCGGTTCGATCGCATTTTATCAAGGAAATTTTACCGAGGCAGAAAAAAATTTTAAAAATGCCTTAAAAAATCAGGACTTGATAAAAGAGAAAACGCCGGATGATTTAATGGATGAAATAACCATTCGCCTGATGCTGGCACGGGTTTCTTTAGCGAAAAATGAATACGATAGTTCAAAAAATAACCTTTTGACCGCAATAGATAAAGCAAAGTCAATAGATTATAAAAAGGGTATTATTGATGGTTATTATTTCCTTGCGAGTTTATATATCCAACTGGCAGAAGCCGATAGTGCCCTGAAATATTTTAATCAGTCCTGTTCACTTGCACTGGAATTGGGTTATCAGAAAAGTGCGGCAGATGCCTATCGGGAGATGGGTAATATTCATCGCAGGCTCGGTGATTATGACATTGCCTATGAGAATCTATTGAAATCTTTGAATCTGATAATTGGCATTAAGCAGGAAAAGGAGATTGCACTCGGTGAAGGCGAATTGTTGAACAATTTGGGCAATCTTTATCTTGATATGGGAAAGTATCGTCAGGCTTTGGAGAAGTTCTTATCAGCATTAGAAATTTTTGATAAAACAGGCAATATTTCCTGGAAGATTGAGGCATTGCAGAATTTAGGCTATACTTACATTTTACTTTCGTCTACAGATAATACATATTTTGATTCCGCACTATATTTTTATGAACTGACAAGACCTTTGTTAAAAGACAAGAAGGATGAGGCACTATTTTATAATAATCTCGGTATTCTTTATGAGAAAAAGAAGGATTTTAAACTTGCGCAGGCGAATTACCAAAAGGCATTAAATTTATATAAATTCCTTCAGGATAGTATTGGACAGGCAAAGGTCTATTGTAATTTGGGCAACATATTTGTCCTTTCCGGTGATTACAACAAGGGAATAAAATCATATCAGGATGGGTATAATATAATTGAAAATATGAATCGAAAAGATTGGCAGGCATCAGTTCTATCAAACCTCGGTTTTGCCCAGCACAAGGCAGGGCAGATTGACGAGGCAATAAGTTCTTTGACCAAAGCGGTGGAACTTGTTGAAAACCTGCGCGGCAGGATTGTCAGTCAGGAATTTCGTTCAGCATTCTTTGAAAATAAGATTGTATTATACGAAGAGCTAATAGACCTATATTATAAAAAGGGGAATGCAAAAAAGGCTTTTGAATATGCCGAAGGCGCAAAGTCCCGGGCATTTTTAGATTTGATTTCCGGTATTGATATTGCCCAGAAAACAAATCTTGACCCTAAGATAAGATCATTAATTAAGCAGGAACAAGCCCTGGAAAAGAAGATAGAATTTCTATCCGGAATGCCTGAACAGGCAGATGTGATTATCGAACACAACCGGATAATAAAAGAGATGTTAGAAAAATTCCCCGATTATAATATTTTGAAATCAATAAAACCTATTGATATTAAAAAACTCCAATCTATTTTAGATGGCAATACGGCAATTATTGAGTATTTTATCGGAATGCATAATGGCTATGTTTTTGCAATTACCAGCCAGAGATATGGGATTAAAAATTTAAACGCAAACCCTGAAGAAATCTATGAAAAAATTGACAAATACCGCAAAATAATCAGGCGCAGGGTAAATTATGAAGATAATGAGCTTGCGGGAATTTCAGACTGGTTTTATAAAAACTTGATTGCCCCGGTTATGCCGGAAATAAAAGATAAAAAAAGGCTTTGTATTATCCCATATGGCATTCTGCATAATCTTCCCTTTGCCACGATTATGATAGATAAAGACTCAAAGAAACTTTTGATTGATGATTATGATATATTTTATGCCCCATCGGCATCAGTCTATGAAATTGCCCATAATAAAAACAAATTAAAAAAGAATAAATCGGTAATTTTTGCAAAATCTGATTTTTCAGAGCATCCAGATTGGTTTGATATGCCATTGCCCGGAACAATTGCCGAAAAAGATTCAATCTTAAAAACCGGGGGATTATCAAATCTCAAGGTTTTTGCAGATAAAGATAATTCATCACCCCCGCCTTCAGAGACCAACGCAAAAAAATATCTAAAGGACTATGACATAATCCATTTTGCTACCCACGGAAAACTTGCACCCGGCGATTCCGCACTTGAATCAAAGATAATTCTTTCTAAAGATGACGAGAATGACGGTGAATTAAGGGTCCGTGAGATATTTAATATGGAGATAGATGCCTATCTTGTTACTCTCTCGGCGTGTGAAACTGGACAATTGCGGGGTTTTTCTGAAGGTGTATACATTGGTGATGAACTTACTGGCTTGAGTCGTGCCTTTATCTATGCCGGCACCCCTTCGGTAATTGCATCTTTATGGAAGGTGAGTGATGTATCAACTGCACTTTTGATGGCACAGTTTTATAAGAATTTGAGGGGTGCGGACAAGACAAAGGCACTATGTGATGCCCAGAGGTGGTTAATGAAAAAAGAATATTTTGACAAACCATTCTTCTGGGCACCTTTTGTAGTTATTGGTGATTGGCAATAA